The stretch of DNA CTCAAGCCTCAACTTCTACGCCGCGACGGAATGCTTCAAGCCATGCATCTTCGCCTTTCAAACCCTCTTGTTGCGCGGTTTCATAAGCTGCGAGAATGCGCTTGTAGGGTTTTGGGAAGACTTTGACAAATTTGGGCAACATGTCATCCCAATGGACGAGGATGTGTTGCGCCACGCTGCTCTCGGTGTAGTCGGCGTGCTTGGTGATCATGCTTTTGAGTTCTTCGATGTCTTCGTCGTTTTGGACGGGTTCGAGATCGACGAGTTCGGGGTTGCAGCGTATGTGGAAGTCACCGTCTTCGTCGAGCACATAAGCAATGCCACCGGACATGCCAGCGGCAAAGTTGCGCCCGGTTTTGCCCAAAATGACGGCCATCCCACCCGTCATATACTCGCAACCGTGATCGCCAATGCCTTCGACGACTGCGCTAACGCCCGAGTTTCGCACGCAGAAGCGTTCGCCTGCCTGACCGCGGATGAAGGCTTGCCCATTGGTTGCACCGTAGAAGGATACGTTGCCGATAATGATGTTGTCTTCGGCTTTGAAGGTGGATCCTTTGCGCGGATAGACAATCAGTTTGCTGCCGCACAGGCCCTTGCCAAAGTAGTCATTGGCGTCGCCTTCGAGGCGAAAGGTGATGCCCGGTGGCGTAAAGGCTGCAAAAGATTGTCCGGCCGATCCCTCAAAGGTGATGTCAATGGTGTCTTCTGGCAAGCCATCGGGTCCGAACCTGCGGGTGATTTCACTACCGAGAATAGTGCCGACCACGCGGTTGGTATTTTTGATGTCGAATTTTGCGCGCACTTTGCTACCATCTTTGAGGGCGGGTTCGCAAAGTTCGAGCAGGATCTGGTTGTCTATCGCGTTTTCGAGGCCGTGATCCTGCTCGATCTGGCAATAACGGCCAATTTCAGGATCGGCGTCTGGTTTTTCGAGAATGGGAGACAGGTCCAGATATTTTGCTTTCCAGTGATCGGTTTTTGCCTGGTGGAGCAGGTCGGTGCGACCGATGAGTTCATCGATGGTGCGCACGCCGAGTTGCGCCATTATTTCGCGCATATTCTGTGCGATAAAACGCAAGAAATTGACGACTTGGTCGGGGTCACCCATGAACTTTTTGCGCAGTTCGGGATGCTGTGTGGCCACACCCACAGGGCAGGTGTCGAGGTGGCAAACGCGCATCATGATGCAGCCCATGGCGACGAGTGCTGTGGTTGCAAATCCAAATTCTTCGGCACCGAGCAGAGCTGCAATGATCACATCGCGCCCGGTTTTGAGTTGTCCGTCGGTCTCGACAATGATGCGCGATCTCAGATTGTTGAGTACCAGGGTCTGGTGGGTTTCGGCAACGCCGAATTCCCAGGGTAGGCCGGCGTGTTTGATGCTGGTTTGCGGCGATGCGCCAGTACCGCCGTCGAGGCCTGAGATGAGTACCACATCGCCGTGGCCTTTAGACACGCCCGCTGCGACGATGCCGACATTGATTTCTGCGACGAGTTTGACGTTAATCCTGGCATGGTGGTTGGCGTTTTTGAGATCGTGAATGAGTTGCGCCAGATCTTCGATGGAGTAAATATCGTGATGCGGTGGCGGTGAAATGAGTTCTACACCCGGTGTGGAGTGACGAACTGTGGCAATCCACGGATACACTTTATTGCCGGGCAATTCGCCGCCTTCGCCAGGCTTGGCGCCCTGCGCCATTTTGATCTGCAATTCTTTGGCATTGACCAGATAATTGCTGGTGACGCCAAAGCGTCCAGAAGCCACTTGTTTGATGGCACTATTTTTGGAATCGCCATTGGGTTCGAGAGTATAACGCGCAGGATCTTCGCCGCCTTCGCCAGTGTTGCTTTTGCCACCGAGACGATTCATCGCGATGGCGAGTGCTTCATGCGCCTCTTTAGATATCGATCCATAGGACATGGCGCCGGACTTAAAGCGCCTGGTGATTGCTTCGACGGGTTCGACTTCGTCGAGGGGAATGGGTTCGTTGGCATAGTTGAAGTCCAGGAGACCGCGCAAGGTTGCCAGATTTTTGGCCTGTTGATCGATGAGGACAGAGTATTCTTTGTACACTGCGTAATCATTGGTGCGCGTAGCGTGCTGGAGCTTGTGAATCGTAAGGGGATTAAAGAGGTGATATTCCCCACCTTGCCGCCACTGAAAATGCCCGCCCACGTCGAGGGTGCTGCCGTTGACTGAAATTTGGGGATACGCATCGCGATGCCGCATCAGAGCTTCTCGGGCAATGACATCGAGGCCAATGCCGTCTATGCGGGAATCCGTCCAGGTAAAGTATTGGTCAATGACGTTTTTTGAAATGCCAACTGCTTCAAAAATTTGAGCACCCCGATAGGACTTGATGGTGGAGATGCCCATTTTTGCCATGACTTTGACTACGCCTTTGGTCGCGGATTTGACATATCCTTTGACCGCATCGCGGTAGGCGATATCGGTCAATTGCTTTTCGGCGATCATGTCGGCGAGGCTTTCATAAGCCATATAGGGATTGATCGCCTGAGCTCCGTAGCCGATGAGCAAACAGAAGTGATGCACTTCTCTGGGTTCACCTGTTTCGAGGGCAATCCCGACTTTTGTGCGTGTACCTTCGCGGATGAGGTGGTGGTGGAGACCGCTCATGGCCAGGAGTGCGGGAATGGGTGCGTGGTCTTTATCAACACCGCGGTCTGAAAGAATGAGTATGGTATAACCGTTTTCAATGGCTTTGTCGGCTTCTGCACACAATCTATGCATGGCCTTTTCGAGACCGGCTTCGCCATCGGCCACGTCAAAGAGCATGGATATGGTGGTGGCTTTGAGGCCCGGTCGGTCAACGCCGCGCAATTGCTCGAGTTCTTCATTGGTCAAAATGGGCGTATCGAGATGGATTTGCCTGCAACTTTCGGGTTCGGGAATCAACAGATTGCGCTCGGGACCAATGGTGGCATCAGCCGAGGTGATGACCTCTTCTTTAAGGGGATCGAGAGGCGGATTGGTCACCTGGGCAAAGAGCTGTTTGAAGTAGTTGTAGAGCAGGTGTGGTTTGTTGGACAATACCGCCAATGGTGCGTCGTTGCCCATTGATCCGACGGGATCGCGCCCGATTTTGGACATGGGACCAACAAAAATTTTGAGGTCTTCAAACGTGTAGCCAAAAGCCTGCTGCCGCATGAGTATTTCAGCGTGATTTGTGGGGGGTGCAATGGGCGCGACTGCGGGCAGGTTTTTGAGTGAAATGAGATGGTCGTCGAGCCATTGCTGGTAGGGGTGTTCGGAGACCATTGACTGTTTGACTTCGTCGTCGGAAATGATGCGGCCCTTTTGGGTATCGACGAGAAGGATGCGACCGGGTTGCAATCGACCTTTGTAAGCGATGCGCTCGGGTTCCAATTCGCAGACGCCCGCTTCAGAACTGAGGATGAGCAGGTCGTCTTTGGTGACGTAATAACGCGAGGGGCGCAAGCCATTGCGGTCGAGGCAGGCACCTACGATTTCGCCATCGGTAAAGCCAATAGAAGCCGGACCATCCCAGGGCTCCATAAGACAGGAATGGTATTCGTAGAAGGCGCGCCTTTCGGGGGGCATGCTCTCGTGGTTTTCCCAGGGTTCGGGAATCATCATGACGGCTGCGTGCGCCATTGAGCGGCCAGATAGAGACAGAAATTCAAAGCAGTTGTCGAAAATTGCGGAATC from Gemmatimonadota bacterium encodes:
- the gltB gene encoding glutamate synthase large subunit, with protein sequence MAYPRKHGLYNPKYERDACGIGFVVNIKGEKSNQIVKMALESLVCLDHRGARGAEDNTGDGAGVLMQIPHQFFKHACEGISIDLPDPGHYGVGMIFMTDHEDQSIRQKTRQIIEDIVKEEGQEVLGWRKVPTDNFYLGLTSRSCEPVVWQIFIGRSADLSNFMAFERKLYVIRKRATNTIRYAGHDENFYIPSLSSRTIVYKGMLTPMQVPEFYPDLQDHRMEAAIVLVHSRFSTNTFPSWERSHPYRYLIHNGEINTLRGNQNWMKTRQAMLASEFWGDDIKKIFPILYEDGSDSAIFDNCFEFLSLSGRSMAHAAVMMIPEPWENHESMPPERRAFYEYHSCLMEPWDGPASIGFTDGEIVGACLDRNGLRPSRYYVTKDDLLILSSEAGVCELEPERIAYKGRLQPGRILLVDTQKGRIISDDEVKQSMVSEHPYQQWLDDHLISLKNLPAVAPIAPPTNHAEILMRQQAFGYTFEDLKIFVGPMSKIGRDPVGSMGNDAPLAVLSNKPHLLYNYFKQLFAQVTNPPLDPLKEEVITSADATIGPERNLLIPEPESCRQIHLDTPILTNEELEQLRGVDRPGLKATTISMLFDVADGEAGLEKAMHRLCAEADKAIENGYTILILSDRGVDKDHAPIPALLAMSGLHHHLIREGTRTKVGIALETGEPREVHHFCLLIGYGAQAINPYMAYESLADMIAEKQLTDIAYRDAVKGYVKSATKGVVKVMAKMGISTIKSYRGAQIFEAVGISKNVIDQYFTWTDSRIDGIGLDVIAREALMRHRDAYPQISVNGSTLDVGGHFQWRQGGEYHLFNPLTIHKLQHATRTNDYAVYKEYSVLIDQQAKNLATLRGLLDFNYANEPIPLDEVEPVEAITRRFKSGAMSYGSISKEAHEALAIAMNRLGGKSNTGEGGEDPARYTLEPNGDSKNSAIKQVASGRFGVTSNYLVNAKELQIKMAQGAKPGEGGELPGNKVYPWIATVRHSTPGVELISPPPHHDIYSIEDLAQLIHDLKNANHHARINVKLVAEINVGIVAAGVSKGHGDVVLISGLDGGTGASPQTSIKHAGLPWEFGVAETHQTLVLNNLRSRIIVETDGQLKTGRDVIIAALLGAEEFGFATTALVAMGCIMMRVCHLDTCPVGVATQHPELRKKFMGDPDQVVNFLRFIAQNMREIMAQLGVRTIDELIGRTDLLHQAKTDHWKAKYLDLSPILEKPDADPEIGRYCQIEQDHGLENAIDNQILLELCEPALKDGSKVRAKFDIKNTNRVVGTILGSEITRRFGPDGLPEDTIDITFEGSAGQSFAAFTPPGITFRLEGDANDYFGKGLCGSKLIVYPRKGSTFKAEDNIIIGNVSFYGATNGQAFIRGQAGERFCVRNSGVSAVVEGIGDHGCEYMTGGMAVILGKTGRNFAAGMSGGIAYVLDEDGDFHIRCNPELVDLEPVQNDEDIEELKSMITKHADYTESSVAQHILVHWDDMLPKFVKVFPKPYKRILAAYETAQQEGLKGEDAWLEAFRRGVEVEA